In Deltaproteobacteria bacterium, a single genomic region encodes these proteins:
- a CDS encoding DUF5615 family PIN-like protein, which yields MKFLLNMNMPTRIAPALEARGYPVRHVRDIGLARATDRTILETARSAGETIVTMDLDYGQLLAFSGDAKPSVLILRIPRVSPDRLLSRLMEAIPKVAESLDGGAIVIVEENTCRVRTLPFARESG from the coding sequence ATGAAGTTTCTCTTGAACATGAACATGCCGACTCGGATAGCGCCCGCGCTGGAGGCGCGCGGATATCCGGTGCGCCATGTACGGGATATCGGACTTGCCAGAGCCACCGATCGAACGATTCTCGAAACGGCGAGGAGTGCGGGTGAGACGATCGTGACGATGGATTTGGACTATGGACAATTGCTCGCATTTTCGGGCGACGCGAAACCATCCGTCCTAATTCTCCGGATTCCACGCGTTTCACCCGACCGACTGTTATCGCGCCTCATGGAAGCGATCCCAAAGGTTGCCGAATCATTGGACGGCGGCGCGATCGTCATTGTCGAGGAAAACACTTGTCGCGTGCGCACACTGCCGTTCGCAAGAGAATCGGGCTGA
- a CDS encoding DUF433 domain-containing protein, producing MEVRHPVFTRITMDPEKCLGKPCIRGLRIPVASVMRYLSSGMTPEEVLTEWPELEAEDIRDALAFAASTLDDRFFPLEPASGE from the coding sequence ATGGAAGTCCGTCATCCGGTTTTCACGCGAATCACGATGGACCCCGAGAAGTGCCTCGGCAAACCCTGCATTCGAGGATTGCGAATCCCCGTTGCGTCCGTCATGCGATACCTGTCTTCGGGTATGACACCCGAGGAGGTCTTGACGGAGTGGCCGGAACTCGAGGCCGAGGACATCCGCGACGCGCTGGCGTTCGCGGCATCGACGCTGGATGATCGGTTTTTCCCGTTGGAGCCCGCCAGCGGAGAATGA
- a CDS encoding cellulase family glycosylhydrolase: MALRSAGAWAVVSSMFVVLLFAVSCGDDEYDLDDQFDDSLAKVRTDMSFFRDAHGRYVYLNGVNLSGSNKVPTEFDPVSYIGKPFRLDEADHHLRMLQKLGFNSVRLLVMWEGIEHEGRGIYDEEYLDYMEKVVAKANEYGIYVMLDMHQDMFSRHLFTFFDDGTEASGLFDPVEAERAAPYGYNNRVGGDGAPKWVVETCLPEKFVGGPEWGLPVNVASHPRNTSDVLPWTSWFLNMGLSLDINRCFAAFFAGDAVWPTYSIDGINVKDYLQEAYADAYAQVAMRVKDYPNVLGYETMNEPGGVYILLTLYALIYQDAGKLGVDTFDPDRSEEILDDYLDQLVEKGISREALELWREEILVNDLLPTSVDEMNERGFGPKVAGSAPSPDFAAALALNSNFNRNYLQPFHERVGHRLLEEDADAIIFFEEVLGLPDKGIAGQWAEPMTAPEGIEQYAFVPHKYVDIYPNIGFGQPPRDFTVEERRHRDYLPDMEAAFDTATFSLGNPPAFMGEFGVYYNFGGIEKSMANDYIVSSYILDPYYEAFEKMLVGRMLWCYSPENTAENGEGWNKEDFSILGPDGQPRSWQAYSRTVPRATSGRIQSMHFYSPMHYFEPREGEQTPWLEFEMEMSSKETDAPTEIFVPPMQYADGFYVWLSDGHAAYDPHRFILYWYPAKDDPAWTHTIRIRPPYPNSTAEGWDYLFRGDEVIEGGER; the protein is encoded by the coding sequence ATGGCGTTACGATCGGCCGGGGCTTGGGCCGTCGTCTCCTCGATGTTCGTCGTGCTGCTGTTCGCCGTGTCGTGCGGCGATGACGAATACGATTTGGATGACCAGTTCGATGATTCGCTCGCGAAGGTGCGCACCGACATGTCGTTCTTCCGCGATGCGCACGGCCGCTACGTCTACCTCAACGGCGTGAACCTGTCGGGCAGCAACAAGGTGCCCACCGAGTTCGATCCCGTCTCATACATCGGCAAGCCGTTTCGCCTCGACGAGGCCGACCATCACCTGCGCATGCTGCAAAAACTCGGGTTCAACTCGGTGCGTCTGCTGGTCATGTGGGAAGGCATCGAACACGAGGGCCGCGGGATCTACGACGAGGAATACCTCGACTACATGGAGAAGGTCGTCGCCAAGGCAAACGAGTACGGCATCTACGTGATGCTCGACATGCACCAGGACATGTTCTCGCGCCACCTGTTCACGTTTTTCGACGACGGCACCGAGGCGAGTGGTCTTTTCGATCCCGTCGAGGCCGAACGCGCCGCACCCTACGGTTACAACAACCGCGTGGGCGGCGACGGAGCGCCGAAGTGGGTCGTCGAGACCTGCCTGCCGGAGAAGTTCGTCGGCGGACCTGAGTGGGGCTTGCCGGTGAACGTCGCCTCGCACCCGCGCAACACGTCGGACGTGCTGCCGTGGACGTCGTGGTTCCTCAACATGGGGCTGTCGCTCGACATCAACCGCTGCTTCGCCGCGTTCTTCGCGGGCGACGCGGTGTGGCCGACGTATTCGATCGACGGCATCAACGTGAAGGATTACCTGCAGGAAGCGTACGCCGATGCCTACGCGCAGGTGGCGATGCGCGTGAAGGATTACCCGAACGTGCTCGGCTACGAGACGATGAACGAACCCGGCGGCGTGTATATTCTTCTCACGCTCTATGCCCTGATCTATCAGGACGCGGGCAAGCTCGGCGTGGACACCTTCGACCCGGATCGCTCCGAGGAAATCCTCGACGACTATCTCGACCAGCTCGTCGAAAAGGGGATCTCGCGCGAGGCGCTGGAACTGTGGCGCGAGGAGATTCTGGTCAACGACCTGCTGCCGACGAGCGTGGACGAGATGAACGAGCGAGGGTTCGGACCGAAGGTCGCCGGTTCCGCGCCGTCGCCGGATTTCGCCGCCGCGCTCGCGCTCAACAGCAACTTCAACCGCAACTACCTTCAGCCATTCCACGAGCGCGTCGGGCATCGTCTGCTCGAAGAGGACGCAGACGCGATCATCTTCTTCGAAGAGGTGCTGGGGCTGCCCGACAAGGGCATCGCCGGCCAATGGGCTGAACCGATGACCGCGCCGGAGGGCATCGAACAGTACGCCTTCGTGCCGCACAAATACGTGGACATCTACCCGAACATCGGCTTCGGCCAGCCGCCGCGCGACTTCACGGTGGAAGAGCGCCGCCACCGCGACTACCTGCCGGACATGGAGGCGGCGTTCGACACGGCGACCTTCAGCCTCGGCAACCCGCCCGCGTTCATGGGCGAGTTCGGCGTGTACTACAACTTCGGCGGTATCGAGAAATCCATGGCGAACGACTACATCGTGTCGTCGTACATCCTCGACCCGTATTACGAGGCGTTCGAGAAGATGCTCGTGGGCCGGATGCTGTGGTGCTACTCGCCGGAGAACACCGCCGAGAACGGCGAGGGCTGGAACAAGGAAGACTTCTCGATTCTCGGTCCCGACGGGCAGCCCCGTTCGTGGCAGGCGTATTCGCGCACGGTGCCGCGCGCGACGAGCGGGCGAATCCAATCGATGCACTTTTATTCGCCGATGCACTACTTCGAGCCGCGAGAAGGCGAGCAGACGCCGTGGCTCGAATTCGAGATGGAGATGAGCAGCAAGGAGACCGATGCGCCGACGGAGATCTTCGTGCCGCCGATGCAATACGCGGACGGGTTTTACGTCTGGCTTTCGGACGGGCACGCGGCTTACGACCCGCACCGGTTCATCCTCTACTGGTATCCCGCGAAGGACGATCCCGCATGGACGCACACCATCCGCATCCGCCCACCCTATCCGAATTCGACGGCGGAAGGCTGGGATTATCTGTTCCGCGGCGATGAAGTGATCGAAGGGGGCGAGCGATGA
- a CDS encoding SRPBCC domain-containing protein, translating to MGTPQEKIVVERTYRARVEDLWELWATKDGFESWWGPVGFRVEVHALEARVGGALEYDMIADAPDMIEAMKRMGQPVSHATHGRYAEFRPFERLTLVHAIDFIPGIEPYDSTIEVDFQAIGDRARMVVTLHPHRDPHWTRMSAEGFRSQLTKLDTRFGWT from the coding sequence ATGGGAACGCCCCAGGAGAAGATCGTCGTCGAGCGGACTTATCGCGCGCGGGTCGAGGATCTGTGGGAGCTTTGGGCAACGAAGGACGGATTCGAATCTTGGTGGGGTCCTGTCGGCTTCCGCGTCGAGGTCCACGCCCTCGAGGCGCGGGTGGGCGGGGCGCTCGAATACGACATGATCGCCGACGCGCCCGACATGATCGAGGCGATGAAACGCATGGGCCAGCCGGTGTCCCATGCCACGCACGGGCGATACGCGGAGTTCCGGCCATTCGAACGGCTGACGCTTGTACACGCCATCGACTTCATCCCGGGCATTGAACCCTACGACAGCACCATCGAAGTGGACTTTCAGGCGATAGGCGACCGCGCGCGAATGGTGGTCACGCTGCATCCTCACCGCGACCCGCACTGGACGCGGATGTCGGCCGAAGGTTTCCGCAGCCAGCTCACGAAGCTCGACACGAGGTTTGGTTGGACGTAG
- a CDS encoding winged helix-turn-helix transcriptional regulator, with protein sequence MLLNPFETLADPTRRLILEALLGGEKPVGEIVLRAGIHQSGVSRHLRILHEAGFVTVRPDGQRRHYALRPEPFRELDAWLAEYRRLWEERLDRFGVALGNRQKTGSTKKERSK encoded by the coding sequence ATGCTACTCAACCCGTTCGAAACCCTGGCCGATCCCACCCGCCGCCTCATCCTCGAGGCGTTGCTCGGTGGCGAAAAGCCGGTCGGAGAGATCGTCCTGCGGGCCGGAATCCACCAGTCCGGCGTGTCGCGGCACCTGCGCATCCTGCACGAAGCCGGGTTCGTCACGGTTCGGCCGGACGGCCAGCGACGCCACTACGCGCTGCGGCCCGAGCCTTTCCGTGAACTCGACGCGTGGCTCGCGGAATACCGGCGGTTGTGGGAAGAGCGTCTGGACCGCTTCGGCGTAGCGCTCGGAAATCGACAAAAGACCGGATCAACGAAGAAGGAGAGGTCGAAATGA